The Segatella hominis genome includes a region encoding these proteins:
- a CDS encoding efflux RND transporter periplasmic adaptor subunit, with the protein MKQIESLMGWLIAFIISGLMLTGCTEKAKKTEKKSVKVETLSVGDTNLEGTKDYVGTIEEKMGSTLSFEIAGNITSIRVDEGDRVSKGQLLATINPTTVKEAHRATLTTLKQAEDAYRRFQPLHQSGTISDMKWVEIESKLEQAKAAESIARQQLSHSTITAPFAGVIAAKNVDMGTYVLPGQPVLKLADVKQVNAKVSIPEAEISHLHVGDKVKLTVAALGGAVFYGTISEKGIDANPISHTYDIKVGITNPQGRLLPGMVCNAQIQGSSAASSKIIVPPQCIELDVDNSRFVWTVVNGKAHQQPVVTGEFEGDGIIILSGLNTGDQVIINGQQKVSEGMKVDTRKNEKR; encoded by the coding sequence ATGAAACAGATAGAGAGTTTGATGGGATGGCTCATCGCATTCATCATCAGCGGTCTGATGCTGACGGGATGCACGGAAAAAGCCAAGAAAACAGAAAAGAAATCCGTAAAGGTAGAAACGCTCTCCGTGGGAGATACCAACCTGGAGGGCACGAAGGATTATGTGGGAACCATTGAGGAAAAGATGGGTTCTACACTCAGTTTCGAAATCGCAGGCAACATCACTTCCATCCGTGTGGATGAGGGAGATAGAGTCAGCAAGGGTCAACTGCTCGCTACCATCAATCCTACCACTGTGAAGGAGGCACACCGCGCAACGCTCACTACTCTGAAACAAGCAGAAGATGCATACAGAAGATTCCAACCCCTCCATCAGTCTGGAACTATCTCGGACATGAAATGGGTGGAGATAGAAAGCAAATTGGAACAGGCAAAAGCTGCCGAAAGTATCGCCCGACAACAACTCTCCCACTCTACCATCACTGCCCCCTTTGCGGGTGTCATCGCTGCTAAAAACGTGGATATGGGAACCTACGTGCTTCCAGGGCAACCCGTGCTGAAACTGGCAGATGTCAAACAAGTCAACGCCAAAGTCTCTATACCAGAAGCAGAAATTTCACACCTCCATGTAGGAGACAAGGTAAAATTGACGGTTGCAGCCCTTGGAGGGGCCGTCTTCTATGGCACGATTTCTGAAAAGGGCATAGATGCCAACCCTATCTCACATACTTACGATATCAAAGTGGGCATCACCAACCCACAGGGCCGACTGCTCCCAGGCATGGTCTGCAATGCTCAGATACAGGGCAGTTCTGCAGCATCATCCAAAATCATCGTTCCCCCACAATGCATTGAACTCGATGTAGATAATTCCCGATTCGTATGGACCGTAGTGAACGGAAAGGCGCATCAGCAACCTGTCGTTACAGGCGAATTCGAGGGAGATGGCATCATCATTCTATCGGGTTTAAACACTGGTGATCAAGTCATCATCAATGGTCAGCAGAAAGTTTCTGAAGGGATGAAAGTAGATACCAGAAAGAATGAAAAACGATAA
- a CDS encoding glycoside hydrolase family 43 protein produces MNKRTNILSARLLSTCMASLFMIPSCSSNEPQYPEINNKDNNKEEKTVLTEADPTIFRDTDGTYYLYGTGAQSDKGFYVYQSKDLKEWSGPVGKENGFCLTSGTSFGTTGFWAPQVAKRGNTYYMFYTANEQIAVATASSPLGPFSQPNKQMIQAPCKTIDPYVLFDNDGKVYLYHVRLQNGNRIYVAEMTDDLSSIKEETAKECISASLPWEDTEQVAWKVTEGPTVLHIGDTYYMFYSANDFRNIDYAVGIATADNPYGPWTKQNAPIISRTNIGYYGTGHGDAFLDDAGKWKYVFHTHQSFTEVAPRKTALVGLNFKNGSFTIEENTFTYLYKK; encoded by the coding sequence ATGAACAAAAGAACAAACATCCTTTCAGCACGGCTACTCTCTACATGCATGGCCTCCCTATTCATGATACCATCTTGTAGTTCAAACGAGCCACAATATCCTGAGATCAACAATAAAGATAACAACAAGGAGGAAAAGACTGTCTTGACAGAAGCCGACCCTACCATCTTCAGAGATACCGATGGCACCTATTATTTATATGGCACAGGAGCTCAATCCGACAAAGGCTTCTATGTCTATCAGTCGAAGGATCTCAAGGAATGGTCAGGACCTGTTGGCAAGGAAAACGGCTTTTGCCTCACGAGCGGCACTTCGTTCGGAACCACAGGTTTTTGGGCACCACAAGTAGCCAAACGAGGCAACACCTACTATATGTTCTATACAGCCAATGAACAAATTGCCGTAGCCACAGCCTCATCGCCATTGGGACCATTCAGTCAACCCAACAAGCAGATGATTCAAGCACCTTGCAAGACCATTGACCCCTACGTATTGTTTGACAACGACGGAAAGGTGTATCTTTATCATGTAAGACTTCAAAACGGCAATCGCATCTATGTAGCCGAGATGACAGACGACCTTAGTTCCATCAAGGAAGAAACCGCCAAGGAATGCATCAGCGCCAGCTTACCATGGGAAGATACCGAACAAGTGGCATGGAAAGTGACAGAAGGCCCAACGGTTTTGCATATCGGCGACACCTATTATATGTTCTATTCCGCCAACGACTTTCGTAACATTGATTATGCAGTGGGCATAGCCACAGCCGACAATCCATACGGACCATGGACCAAGCAGAATGCACCTATCATCTCACGAACTAACATCGGGTATTATGGAACAGGACATGGAGATGCTTTTCTAGATGATGCAGGCAAGTGGAAGTACGTATTCCACACGCACCAAAGCTTCACGGAGGTAGCTCCTCGCAAGACCGCTCTCGTAGGATTGAACTTCAAGAATGGTAGTTTTACCATCGAAGAGAATACGTTTACCTATTTATATAAGAAATAA
- a CDS encoding efflux RND transporter permease subunit has product MNPDTYKPKKDTALHDHIKARITRKPNRIIKRSFIESAMCNHNIVILLMGMLVFLGILGICIMPKQEMPQFTIRQGACVAVYPGATSDEVEERVAKPLENFIFGYKEVNKKKTYTQSKDGMLIVFMELNDDVEDRDAFWSKFKHGLQAFKTSLPSGVLALQAVDDIADTSALLITMESKQKTYRELNTYIDQLKDRLRRIDAISNLRTYGLQNEQISICLDQNKLAKYGIGSYKVLNDLALQGFTTVSGNLELSQLNMPIHITDSYNNERDVAEQIVYSDPKGNIVRLKDIAQIKREYPKLNKYIESNGNKCVLLSIEMRPGNDIVKMGRDVHQAMDEFEQTLPDDVHINTITDQSRVVSESVITFLRELLISVISVIIVVILLMPRRVAEVSALSIPITIFSSVGIFYIFGMELNTVTLAALIVTLGMVVDDSVVIIDNYMEKLGHGMSRWHAAIAAPREFFMSVLSATLSISLTFFPFLFTMHGDMGDFVQSFPWAMFIILSISLTVSLLLTPYLQYMVIHQGISSQPNPNARKKPLDYLQMGYTWLLKHCFSFPRTTLITGLALIIIGGFIFVNLPQRMMPIAERNQFAVEFYLPNGTTAEKTAQVADSMAHILQRDPQVTAVTTFIGQGSPRFHTTYAPQIGGPNFAQFIVNTVDNSATEEVLDRYADRYSNYFPDCYIRFKQMDYNNATYPIEVRVSGDSIRDLKAAAKKIAACMHQIEGINLIRTNYEEPLPGIRVTPDATEANRLGVNKTLLSADLAIHFGDGIPISTLWEGDYPVKMVLKSQNDSDLANEYIPVMGGTSSVPLRQLAKISPDWHDGSIVRRNGVRTISIIGEPLRGFNANKLANKLKEEVSDLSLDPDLHWEIGGMAEKDAETLPQVTTGVMIAALIIFFILLFHFKRISLALVNLSSMTLCIFGAAIGLLITGFDVSLTCILGVVSLMGILVRNGIIMLDYAEELRRDKGLSVKDAAFQAGERRMRPIFLTSAAASVGVLPMMIENNTLWSPMGAVIFFGTLISMVLIATILPVLYWIVFDKHGEYSWRKKGSSCIERNKKTM; this is encoded by the coding sequence ATGAATCCAGATACATATAAGCCAAAGAAGGACACCGCCCTTCACGACCACATCAAGGCTCGCATCACCAGAAAGCCCAACCGCATCATCAAGCGCTCATTCATAGAGTCGGCCATGTGCAACCACAACATCGTGATCCTGCTCATGGGGATGCTTGTCTTCTTGGGCATACTGGGCATCTGTATCATGCCAAAGCAGGAAATGCCACAATTTACTATCCGTCAAGGTGCCTGCGTGGCTGTTTATCCGGGTGCCACATCTGATGAAGTGGAAGAACGGGTGGCTAAACCGTTGGAGAATTTTATCTTCGGCTACAAGGAGGTGAACAAGAAGAAGACTTATACACAGAGCAAAGACGGCATGCTGATTGTGTTCATGGAACTCAACGATGACGTGGAGGACCGCGATGCCTTCTGGAGCAAGTTCAAACATGGACTGCAAGCCTTCAAAACATCCCTGCCATCAGGGGTTCTCGCCCTGCAAGCCGTGGATGATATCGCCGACACCTCTGCCCTGCTTATCACGATGGAAAGCAAACAGAAAACCTATCGGGAACTGAATACTTACATCGACCAACTGAAGGACAGGCTGCGCCGTATCGATGCCATCTCCAACCTCCGCACCTACGGACTGCAGAACGAGCAAATTAGTATCTGTCTGGATCAGAATAAGTTAGCAAAATATGGCATTGGATCCTACAAGGTACTGAATGATCTTGCCTTGCAAGGTTTCACTACCGTAAGCGGCAATTTGGAACTGAGCCAGCTCAATATGCCCATCCACATCACCGACTCCTACAACAACGAACGGGATGTGGCAGAACAAATTGTCTATTCCGACCCGAAAGGCAACATCGTCAGACTGAAAGATATTGCCCAAATCAAAAGAGAATATCCCAAGCTGAACAAATACATCGAGAGCAACGGCAACAAATGCGTACTCCTATCCATCGAGATGCGACCGGGCAATGATATCGTGAAAATGGGAAGAGACGTACATCAGGCAATGGATGAATTTGAGCAGACACTGCCCGATGATGTTCACATCAATACCATCACCGACCAGAGCAGGGTGGTAAGTGAATCTGTGATTACCTTCCTCCGTGAACTGCTCATATCGGTCATCTCCGTCATCATCGTGGTCATCCTGCTAATGCCACGCCGTGTGGCAGAGGTTTCAGCTCTCAGCATCCCTATCACCATCTTCTCGTCAGTGGGCATCTTCTATATTTTCGGCATGGAACTGAACACTGTTACTCTGGCTGCTTTGATTGTAACCTTAGGTATGGTGGTGGATGATTCTGTGGTGATTATCGACAATTACATGGAGAAGTTGGGACATGGTATGTCTCGCTGGCACGCAGCCATCGCTGCCCCTCGCGAATTCTTCATGTCGGTGCTTTCAGCCACGCTCAGCATCTCGCTCACCTTCTTTCCATTCCTCTTTACCATGCATGGCGATATGGGCGATTTCGTACAGTCGTTCCCTTGGGCAATGTTCATCATCCTGAGTATCTCGCTCACAGTTTCGCTGCTGCTTACACCCTATCTGCAGTATATGGTAATTCACCAGGGCATCAGCAGTCAACCCAATCCAAATGCCCGGAAAAAGCCGCTCGACTATCTGCAGATGGGCTACACCTGGTTGCTGAAACACTGTTTCTCATTCCCTCGCACCACCCTCATTACAGGATTGGCATTGATCATCATCGGAGGCTTTATCTTCGTGAACCTGCCGCAGCGAATGATGCCTATTGCCGAGAGAAACCAGTTTGCCGTGGAGTTCTATCTCCCTAACGGAACCACCGCCGAGAAGACGGCACAGGTGGCAGACTCGATGGCCCACATCCTGCAGCGCGACCCACAGGTAACAGCCGTAACCACATTTATAGGACAAGGCTCACCTCGTTTCCATACCACGTATGCGCCTCAGATTGGCGGACCGAACTTTGCACAGTTTATCGTAAATACAGTTGACAACAGCGCTACAGAAGAAGTGCTCGACCGATATGCCGACCGCTATTCCAACTATTTTCCTGACTGCTATATCCGTTTCAAACAGATGGATTACAATAACGCCACCTATCCTATCGAAGTAAGGGTGAGCGGCGACAGTATCAGGGATCTGAAGGCTGCAGCCAAGAAAATAGCAGCCTGCATGCATCAGATAGAAGGCATCAATCTGATTCGCACCAATTACGAAGAACCATTGCCGGGCATCAGAGTAACTCCTGACGCAACCGAGGCCAACCGACTGGGCGTGAACAAGACGCTTCTTTCGGCCGATCTTGCCATACACTTTGGCGATGGCATTCCAATATCCACCCTTTGGGAGGGCGATTATCCGGTAAAGATGGTATTGAAATCGCAGAATGATAGTGATCTTGCCAACGAATACATCCCTGTGATGGGAGGAACCTCGAGTGTTCCTCTCCGGCAGCTGGCAAAGATTTCACCCGATTGGCACGATGGAAGCATCGTACGCAGAAACGGCGTGCGCACCATTTCCATCATCGGTGAACCATTGAGAGGATTCAATGCCAACAAATTAGCCAACAAACTGAAGGAGGAAGTATCGGATCTCTCGCTCGATCCCGACCTTCATTGGGAAATAGGCGGTATGGCAGAGAAGGATGCCGAGACCTTGCCACAAGTTACCACTGGCGTGATGATAGCAGCACTGATCATCTTCTTCATCCTGCTCTTCCATTTCAAGCGCATCAGTCTGGCTCTGGTAAATCTCTCATCCATGACGCTCTGTATTTTCGGTGCTGCTATAGGACTCCTGATAACAGGATTCGACGTGAGTCTTACCTGCATCTTGGGTGTAGTAAGCCTGATGGGTATCCTGGTGAGAAATGGTATCATCATGTTAGACTATGCCGAAGAACTGCGCCGCGACAAGGGACTTTCCGTAAAAGATGCAGCTTTCCAGGCTGGCGAGCGCCGTATGCGTCCTATCTTCCTCACATCAGCCGCAGCCTCTGTAGGTGTTTTGCCGATGATGATAGAGAACAATACATTGTGGTCGCCGATGGGAGCCGTCATTTTCTTCGGAACCCTCATCTCAATGGTGCTCATCGCCACCATTCTGCCTGTACTCTACTGGATTGTATTCGACAAGCACGGGGAGTATAGTTGGAGAAAGAAAGGGAGTAGCTGCATAGAACGCAATAAAAAAACGATGTAA
- a CDS encoding beta-class carbonic anhydrase, giving the protein MIEEIIKYNEQFVANKGYEKYLTSKYPDKKLAILSCMDTRLTALLPAALGLKNGDAKLIKNAGGLVISPFDSAMRSLLVAIYELGVKEIMVIAHSNCGACHMNGQQMKELMVKRGIHQDVIDTIGLCGIDLDHWLEGFHDTEDSVRNTVNAIRNHPLVPKDVNLHGYIIDSQTGKLTEVK; this is encoded by the coding sequence ATTATTGAAGAAATTATCAAGTATAACGAACAATTCGTAGCCAATAAGGGTTATGAGAAGTATTTAACCAGCAAGTACCCAGACAAGAAACTTGCTATCTTATCTTGTATGGATACCAGACTGACGGCACTACTGCCAGCAGCCCTCGGACTGAAAAATGGAGATGCTAAACTCATCAAGAATGCAGGCGGACTGGTCATCAGCCCATTTGATTCAGCCATGCGCAGCCTCCTGGTTGCCATTTATGAATTAGGAGTAAAGGAAATCATGGTCATCGCCCATTCCAATTGTGGTGCCTGCCACATGAACGGACAACAGATGAAGGAACTCATGGTCAAGAGAGGAATTCATCAGGATGTCATTGATACTATCGGACTTTGCGGTATCGACCTTGATCATTGGCTGGAAGGTTTTCACGATACAGAGGATTCTGTCAGAAATACAGTCAACGCCATTCGTAACCACCCTCTCGTTCCCAAGGATGTCAATCTGCATGGTTATATCATCGACTCCCAGACAGGAAAATTGACTGAAGTAAAATAA
- a CDS encoding two-component regulator propeller domain-containing protein — MKQILLTLVFAVVNTWSAWALDFCFRHLNTSNGLPNQQVEAIVQDADGYIWIGTRNGLAKFDGYNVQTYYHQEGKVHSLIHNFVHGLFVDSRKDLWIATENGVSRYRSKTDDFQNYGNVKGYCTSFVETKDGRILTGHDKLFVYDKKTDAFSVYPSLNYGAIASMARDGKGNIFVSTNKAVFSFNATLSKISLHKLGGLGNSGIEQNTIKPLYVDSRQRLWIGCDNGGLACVYLATGKEVKYEAKWLTGGIVRTITEDKRHNIWLGTEMGIAVIAPDGHIERIKKEANKSNSLTDNAIYSILSDREDNIWIGSYFGGVDYLVKRNSWFMHDYANGKPGAFNARIPRSIVEAEGGLVWIATEDNGVFIYDMQNHVFTPFTGIPTLGSNVHSLYYDPVSRDMWIGSRFNGLFRYQLGTHQYSQYYYTNGITSAGIFDVCKTSNGRIWVATMDGLRYYDAKNNVFRKIGHQLLDHVFIYSLFEDSKHRLWAATTSYGLFCIDHGKVIRYSKESHCGLTDNYIIVVFEDSQKRIWIGTNNSGMFCLDTTGKEKIKHASCGLPQECTICSIVEDANHCLWIGTDRGLFRYNIVDGSTRCFTANAELPVNQFNFTSSYYSPRGFMMMGTFDGLLTFYPQKIEDKPVNYQIHFKQLYINNKLMGVASEDSPLKTRLDCTDEIVLSYDQAKSFSIEYGVIMPGCMENVRYQIKVDGIDKDWRDMGTEHRFNGYLLQPGNYRLHVRAYNGVMNEGNAKERVLNIVVKAPFYRSNFAIFIYFLLLCGIAFGAIAFYNMRMKEKAEIKYVSLEKEKVKEVDKMKSNFFTMVSHELKTPLALIKAPLKTIAASQLNEDAKTSLDMAIRNATKMEHIINELVTFNKIESDNFPFYVQQGNPVEFIAMAAANFKEVVSSKGLKLEIRAIDNGEEGWFSPSYIEHILNNLMSNAMKFTSTGGVITIGAEMVRKPESSDLFLKMEVADTGIGIMKEEIANIFERYYQTKRGFNANSKGWGIGLSLVRRLAEIHKGSVAVDSELGKGSTFTVLIDVAENAFSEKDKISSDKELVTVKDYVSKAEPLAVDSQESGMLQVPMEVENAEDKHTLLVVEDNVDMLRFLTELLGKTYHVVTAEDGQEAWNIAISRQDIEMVVSDVMMPKMTGNELCNMLKGNMATSHIPVILLTAKSDPDDIKSGYKDGADVYISKPFDPMALCYQIGNILRLVCSRQEKIVEGGKEAAEANKALTQLDKDFVKNICDMVEANLDNANFSIEDITVSMGISRSLLYTKMKSLMNISMGDYIRHKRIERACRMLSEGYNVSETAYACGFSDPNYFSKVFKKIKGVAPSDYS; from the coding sequence ATGAAACAAATACTCTTGACCTTAGTTTTTGCTGTAGTCAATACATGGTCAGCATGGGCCTTGGACTTCTGCTTTCGACATCTCAATACCTCTAATGGCTTGCCTAATCAACAAGTGGAAGCCATCGTGCAAGATGCCGATGGATATATCTGGATTGGTACCCGAAATGGGTTGGCCAAGTTTGATGGTTATAATGTGCAGACTTATTACCATCAAGAAGGAAAGGTACATTCGTTGATACATAATTTTGTTCATGGACTGTTTGTGGATTCCAGAAAGGACTTATGGATTGCTACAGAAAATGGCGTGAGCCGTTATCGCTCCAAAACGGATGATTTCCAAAATTATGGCAATGTCAAAGGGTATTGCACTAGTTTCGTGGAAACGAAAGATGGCCGAATCCTGACGGGGCATGACAAGCTCTTTGTCTATGACAAGAAGACGGATGCCTTCTCCGTTTATCCGTCTCTCAACTATGGAGCCATCGCCTCCATGGCAAGAGACGGCAAGGGCAATATCTTTGTATCTACCAACAAGGCTGTTTTTTCTTTTAATGCAACGCTATCCAAGATAAGTCTTCACAAATTGGGTGGCTTGGGAAATTCTGGCATAGAGCAAAATACCATCAAGCCACTTTATGTGGATTCTCGGCAGCGCTTGTGGATTGGATGTGACAATGGGGGATTGGCATGTGTCTATCTTGCTACTGGCAAGGAGGTGAAGTATGAGGCGAAATGGCTTACAGGGGGAATCGTGAGAACCATCACCGAGGACAAGCGCCATAACATCTGGCTGGGCACGGAGATGGGTATTGCCGTGATTGCTCCTGATGGGCATATAGAGAGAATCAAAAAAGAGGCAAACAAGTCGAATAGCTTGACGGATAATGCGATCTATAGTATCTTGTCGGACAGGGAGGATAATATCTGGATTGGCTCCTATTTCGGAGGCGTGGATTACTTGGTCAAGCGCAACTCTTGGTTTATGCATGATTATGCCAATGGAAAACCTGGGGCATTCAATGCACGTATTCCTCGCTCAATAGTTGAGGCGGAGGGTGGATTGGTTTGGATTGCCACAGAGGATAATGGTGTCTTCATCTATGATATGCAGAACCATGTTTTTACTCCTTTTACGGGCATCCCAACACTTGGCTCCAATGTGCATAGTCTTTATTATGACCCTGTGTCTCGTGATATGTGGATAGGCTCACGCTTCAATGGATTGTTCCGTTATCAATTAGGTACACACCAATATTCACAATATTATTATACGAATGGTATCACATCGGCGGGAATCTTCGATGTCTGTAAGACTTCGAATGGCAGGATTTGGGTCGCTACCATGGATGGCCTACGCTATTATGATGCCAAGAACAATGTCTTCCGCAAGATAGGTCATCAACTTCTTGACCATGTGTTCATCTATTCGCTTTTTGAGGATAGTAAGCATCGCTTGTGGGCGGCAACTACTTCTTATGGCCTTTTCTGCATAGATCATGGTAAGGTGATACGCTACAGTAAGGAAAGCCATTGTGGGTTGACGGATAATTATATTATCGTCGTATTTGAAGATTCTCAAAAGAGGATTTGGATTGGCACGAACAATAGTGGCATGTTTTGTCTTGATACTACTGGCAAAGAGAAGATTAAACATGCATCCTGTGGTCTTCCACAGGAATGCACGATTTGTAGTATTGTAGAAGATGCCAATCATTGTTTGTGGATTGGCACGGATCGTGGACTTTTTCGCTATAATATTGTGGATGGTAGCACTCGTTGTTTCACTGCAAATGCAGAACTGCCGGTTAACCAATTCAACTTTACTTCATCCTATTACTCTCCTCGGGGCTTTATGATGATGGGCACTTTTGATGGCTTGCTCACTTTCTATCCTCAAAAGATAGAGGATAAACCTGTTAATTACCAAATACATTTTAAACAGCTTTATATCAACAATAAGCTCATGGGTGTGGCAAGTGAAGACTCGCCACTCAAGACCCGCCTTGATTGTACCGATGAAATCGTGTTGAGTTATGATCAGGCAAAGTCGTTCTCTATAGAATATGGTGTCATAATGCCTGGCTGTATGGAGAATGTCAGGTATCAGATAAAGGTGGATGGCATAGATAAGGATTGGCGAGACATGGGGACTGAGCATCGTTTTAATGGTTATTTGCTTCAACCTGGCAACTATCGTCTTCATGTAAGAGCCTACAATGGTGTAATGAACGAAGGAAATGCGAAAGAACGAGTCTTGAATATTGTTGTTAAGGCTCCATTCTATCGTTCCAATTTTGCGATATTCATCTATTTCCTTCTTTTGTGCGGCATCGCTTTTGGAGCGATTGCTTTTTATAATATGAGAATGAAGGAAAAGGCAGAAATCAAATATGTGAGTCTGGAAAAGGAAAAGGTGAAAGAGGTGGACAAGATGAAGTCCAACTTCTTTACAATGGTTTCTCATGAGTTAAAAACCCCGTTGGCTCTCATTAAGGCTCCTTTGAAGACGATAGCCGCATCACAACTCAACGAAGATGCTAAGACTTCGCTTGATATGGCGATACGTAATGCAACTAAGATGGAGCACATAATCAATGAATTGGTGACATTCAACAAGATAGAGTCCGACAACTTCCCTTTCTATGTTCAACAGGGTAATCCTGTGGAATTCATAGCCATGGCAGCTGCAAATTTCAAGGAAGTGGTTTCTTCTAAGGGGCTAAAGCTTGAGATTCGTGCCATTGATAATGGAGAGGAGGGATGGTTCTCACCTTCTTATATAGAGCATATCCTCAACAATTTGATGTCGAATGCGATGAAGTTCACTTCCACTGGTGGTGTCATTACCATTGGGGCGGAGATGGTGCGGAAGCCAGAATCTTCCGACTTGTTCCTGAAGATGGAAGTAGCCGATACGGGCATTGGCATCATGAAAGAAGAAATCGCTAATATCTTTGAGCGATATTATCAAACCAAGCGTGGCTTTAATGCCAATAGTAAAGGCTGGGGTATCGGCTTGTCTTTGGTTCGTCGCTTGGCAGAGATTCATAAGGGAAGTGTCGCTGTTGATAGTGAGTTGGGAAAAGGAAGTACTTTTACTGTGTTGATTGATGTGGCAGAAAATGCTTTCTCGGAAAAAGATAAGATCTCATCCGACAAGGAATTGGTTACAGTGAAAGATTATGTTAGTAAGGCAGAGCCTTTAGCTGTAGATTCGCAAGAAAGTGGCATGTTGCAAGTTCCAATGGAAGTAGAGAATGCCGAGGACAAGCATACGCTATTGGTCGTGGAGGACAATGTTGATATGTTGAGGTTCTTAACGGAACTATTGGGAAAGACATATCATGTCGTTACGGCAGAGGATGGACAAGAAGCTTGGAATATTGCTATCTCACGGCAGGATATAGAAATGGTTGTGTCTGATGTGATGATGCCAAAGATGACAGGCAATGAACTTTGCAACATGTTGAAGGGGAATATGGCAACATCACACATTCCTGTCATACTTCTGACCGCTAAAAGCGACCCTGACGACATCAAGAGCGGTTATAAGGATGGGGCGGATGTGTATATATCCAAACCATTTGACCCTATGGCTCTTTGTTATCAGATAGGAAATATCCTTAGGTTGGTTTGTAGCCGTCAAGAAAAGATTGTGGAGGGAGGTAAAGAGGCTGCTGAGGCAAATAAGGCCCTTACTCAGTTGGATAAAGATTTTGTAAAGAACATTTGTGATATGGTGGAAGCAAACTTGGATAATGCAAATTTCTCTATAGAGGATATCACTGTGAGCATGGGCATTTCACGTAGTCTCTTATATACCAAGATGAAGAGCCTCATGAATATCTCAATGGGTGATTATATCCGTCATAAGCGTATAGAGCGTGCCTGCCGTATGCTTTCTGAAGGTTATAATGTTTCAGAGACAGCATACGCTTGCGGATTCTCCGACCCTAATTATTTCTCAAAGGTATTTAAGAAGATAAAAGGGGTGGCTCCTTCCGATTATTCGTAA
- a CDS encoding CNNM domain-containing protein: MGLIILYFLGALSLSFLCSVLEAVLLSTPMSFISMKESQGNKTASLMKQYKNNVDRPVGAILSLNTIAHTIGSAGVGAESIKLFGEEYFGIISAILTLLILVLSEIIPKTIGASYWRSIAMSSTKIIRVLIFITYPLVLLSELITKIFTPKNHQATMSREEVSAMVDVGTTEGIFRESESKIIKSCIRLAGVKAKEVMTPSIVVESANVNQTIKEFYEQKEWKFSRIPVYDNNKDYIVGYILKDMVLKEVSDDKFQTRLSELVRPILSFNEDESLYQIWEKMLEKREHISIIVDEYGCLRGVVSMEDVIETMTGVEIVDEDDVAVDMQVLAKEKSRLMMKKKGA, translated from the coding sequence ATGGGTTTAATTATTTTATATTTTTTAGGTGCTCTGTCACTATCCTTTTTATGCTCTGTCCTGGAAGCTGTGTTATTATCAACTCCAATGTCGTTTATCTCGATGAAGGAGAGTCAAGGCAACAAGACAGCCTCTTTGATGAAACAGTACAAGAACAACGTAGATCGCCCTGTGGGTGCCATTCTTTCGCTCAATACCATTGCCCACACCATCGGTTCTGCCGGTGTAGGTGCTGAGTCTATCAAACTCTTTGGTGAAGAATACTTCGGTATCATTTCCGCTATTCTTACCCTGCTGATTCTGGTGCTTTCTGAAATCATCCCGAAAACCATTGGTGCATCCTATTGGCGCTCTATAGCCATGTCATCTACCAAGATTATCAGGGTGCTCATTTTCATCACCTATCCATTGGTACTGCTCTCAGAACTGATTACGAAGATATTTACTCCTAAGAACCACCAGGCCACCATGAGCCGCGAGGAAGTGTCAGCCATGGTGGATGTAGGAACCACAGAAGGTATCTTCCGTGAATCAGAAAGCAAGATCATCAAAAGCTGTATTCGCCTGGCTGGAGTAAAGGCCAAAGAGGTAATGACTCCATCCATTGTGGTAGAATCTGCCAATGTGAATCAAACTATCAAGGAGTTTTACGAACAGAAGGAATGGAAATTCTCACGCATCCCTGTATATGATAATAACAAAGACTACATCGTGGGCTATATCCTGAAAGACATGGTGCTCAAGGAGGTTTCAGACGACAAGTTCCAGACCAGATTATCAGAGTTGGTGCGCCCGATTCTTTCTTTCAATGAAGATGAATCTCTATATCAGATATGGGAAAAGATGCTGGAAAAGCGCGAACACATCTCTATTATTGTGGATGAATACGGTTGTCTCCGTGGCGTAGTTTCTATGGAAGACGTGATAGAAACAATGACTGGCGTAGAAATTGTAGATGAAGACGATGTGGCAGTGGATATGCAAGTTCTGGCCAAAGAAAAGTCGCGCTTGATGATGAAGAAAAAGGGCGCATAA